In Mustela nigripes isolate SB6536 chromosome 12, MUSNIG.SB6536, whole genome shotgun sequence, one DNA window encodes the following:
- the CXCL14 gene encoding C-X-C motif chemokine 14, with protein MRLLSAALLLLLLALCAARVDGSKCKCSRKGPKIRYSDVKKLEMKPKYPHCEEKMVIITTKSVSRYRGQEHCLHPKLQSTKRFIKWYNAWNEKRRVYEE; from the exons ATGAGGCTCCTGTCGGCCGcgctgctcctgctgctcctggCGCTGTGCGCCGCACGCGTGGACG GGTCCAAATGCAAGTGCTCGCGAAAGGGGCCCAAGATTCGCTACAGCGATGTGAAGAAGCTGGAAATGAAGCCAAAGTACCCGCACTGCGAGGAGAAGATGGTTAT TATCACCACCAAGAGCGTGTCCAGGTACCGGGGTCAGGAGCACTGCCTGCACCCCAAGCTGCAGAGCACCAAGCGGTTCATCAAGTGGTACAACGCCTGGAACGAGAAGCGCAG GGTCTACGAAGAGTAG